Proteins encoded in a region of the Odocoileus virginianus isolate 20LAN1187 ecotype Illinois chromosome 9, Ovbor_1.2, whole genome shotgun sequence genome:
- the PHYH gene encoding phytanoyl-CoA dioxygenase, peroxisomal — MDRDRASARLRVLLRHLSCRSAGTVIARHTSGVGSLASFHPQQFQYTRENNVLSLEQRKFYEENGFLVIKNLVSDADIQRFRNEFERICREEVKPFGLSVMRDVTIPKSEYVPSEKVVSKVQDFQEDEELFRYCTLPEILKYVECFTGPNIMAMHTMLINKPPDSGKKTSRHPLHQDLHYFPFRPSNSIVCAWTAMEDIDRNNGCLVVLPGTHKGPLKPHDYPQWEGGVNIMFHGIQDYDKNNGRVHLVMEKGDTVFFHPLLIHGSGRNKTQGFRKAISCHFADANCHYIDVEGTSQENIEKEVVSVAKKKYGFKEITLKDVWTFRGRVVKGQRINL, encoded by the exons ATGGATCGAGACCGAGCTTCCGCTCGCTTGCGCGTCTTGCTGCGACACCTCAGTTGCCGCTCGGCGGGGACCGTT ATAGCTCGCCACACTTCGGGGGTTGGTTCTCTTGCCAGTTTCCATCCTCAACAATTCCA gtaTACTCGGGAGAATAATGTTCTAAGCCTAGAACAGAGAAAATTCTATGAAGAAAATGGATTTCTTGTCATTAAAAATTTGGTGTCTGATGCTGATATTCAACGCTTTAG GAATGAGTTTGAAAGAATCTGCAGAGAGGAGGTGAAACCATTTGGATTGTCGGTGATGAGAGATGTCACCATCCCAAAATCAGAATATGTGCCAAGCGAGAAAGTGGTTTCCAAGGTCCAGGATTTCCAAGAAGATGAGGAACTCTTCAGATACTGCACCCTCCCTGAG ATTCTGAAGTATGTGGAGTGCTTCACCGGACCCAATATTATGGCCATGCATACGATGCTGATAAACAAACCTCCAGATTCTG GCAAGAAGACGTCCCGTCATCCCTTGCACCAGGATCTGCACTATTTCCCGTTCAGGCCCAGCAATAGCATCGTTTGTGCCTGGACAGCCATGGAGGACATTGACCGGAACAACGGCTGTCTGGTTGTGCTGCCGGGGACACACAAAGGCCCCTTGAAACCCCATGATTATCCCCAGTGGGAG GGAGGAGTCAACATCATGTTCCACGGGATCCAGGACTATGACAAAAACAACGGCCGGGTGCACTTGGTGATGGAGAAGGGAGACACCGTTTTCTTTCACCCTTTGCTCATCCATGGATCTGGTCGGAACAAAACTCAAGGATTCCGGAAG GCAATTTCCTGCCATTTCGCGGATGCCAACTGTCACTACATAGATGTGGAGGGCACCAGTCAAGAGAACATTGAAAAGGAAGTTGTCAGCGTGGCCAAGAAAAAGTATGGATTTAAAGAAATCACTCTGAAG GATGTTTGGACATTTCGAGGGCGTGTCGTGAAAGGACAAAGAATCAACCTTTGA